The Lysobacter luteus genome contains the following window.
TCTGGCCCATGGAGCGGGTGCCCTGTCTCATGATGCTCTGCAGCATGGCCCACGCCGCCGCCGCTTTGCAACTTGTGGCGACACTACCAGCCCATGTACTGGCCGCCATTGGCCGACAGGTTGGCGCCGGTGATCCATCCAGCCTCGTCGGGCACGAAGAACGCCACGGCGTAGGCGATTTCGTCGGGCGTGCCGAGGCGGCCGGTGGGGATCTGCGCGACGATCTTGTTGCGCACCTCCTCGGGTACCGCCATCACCATGTCGGTGCCGATGTAGCCCGGCGATACCGTGTTGACGGTCACGCCGAACTTCGCGTTTTCCTGCGCCAGCGAGATCGTGAACCCGTGCATGCCGGCTTTCGCCGCGGCGTAGTTCGCCTGCCCGTACTGGCCCTTCTGGCCGTTGATCGAGCTGATCTGGACGATCCGGCCCCATTTGCGCGCGCGCATCCCTTCGATCACCGGACGGGTGACGTTGAAGCAGGAATTGAGGTTGGTGCAGATGACGTCGTTCCACTGCTGGGGCGTCATCTTGTGGAAGGTCGAGTCGCGGGTGATGCCGGCGTTGTTGACGAGGATCTCGACCGTGCCGAGTTGCTGTTCGATGTCGCGGACGAGCCGCTCGGCGTCCTCCGG
Protein-coding sequences here:
- the phbB gene encoding acetoacetyl-CoA reductase, coding for MQSRVALVTGGTGGIGTSIVKRLAAMGHRVATNYRDESRGREWQARMKDAGVDVAMAHGDVSSPEDAERLVRDIEQQLGTVEILVNNAGITRDSTFHKMTPQQWNDVICTNLNSCFNVTRPVIEGMRARKWGRIVQISSINGQKGQYGQANYAAAKAGMHGFTISLAQENAKFGVTVNTVSPGYIGTDMVMAVPEEVRNKIVAQIPTGRLGTPDEIAYAVAFFVPDEAGWITGANLSANGGQYMGW